The nucleotide sequence GGTGCGCCAGCAGCGTGTAGCCGTCGGGATGCGCATGGGCCACCGCGGCTGTGGCGATGGTGCCGCCGGCGCCGGCACGGTTTTCGATGATGACGCTCTGGCCCAGTTCAGCACCCAGCTTCTGGCCGACCACGCGGGCGACGATATCCACCGTGCCGCCCGGCGCAAACGGCACCAGGATGGTGATGGGCCTGGCGGGCCAGTCGCCCGCGGCCACGGCCGGCAGGGTGACGGTGAAAAGCAGCAGGGACAGGCCGCGGCCGATAGTGGCAAGCGCTTTCATTCTCATGCCCCGGCAATGACCGCATCGCCCTTGATCTGGGTGCGGTGCATGATGCGGCGCGCATTGCCGTCGAAGGCGTCGCGGCGGTGCAGGGTGCAGCGGTTGTCCCACAGGATCAGGTCGTGGAGCTGCCATTGCTGCCGGAAGGCAAACTCGGATCTGGTCGCATGGGCCCATAACGCATCCAGCAGCGCTTCGCTGTCGAGCAGGTCGAGGCCGACGATGTAGCTGTTGCGGCGACGTCCCAGGAATAGCGCAAGCCGGCCGGTGTCGGGATGGCGGACCACCAGCGGATGATGGGCGCCAGGCGCCTCGCGCGGGTCGCTGATTTCCTTCATGCCCTTACGCAGCATGCCTGCGCTGTTGTAGCTCGCATCGTGGATCGCCCGCCTGCCAGCGATGCGTTGCTTCAACCCAGCCGGCAGAGTCTCATAGGCCAGGTACATGTTGGACCAGTAGGTGTCGCTGCCGCCGTCGGGCAGTTCGAGCGCATGCAGCAGGGCGGCACGCGGCGGCCGTTCCACGTAAGTCATGTCGCAATGCCATGAGGCCTCGCCATCGCCGAGATTGCCGATCGGCTGGCCGGCCACTTTCACGTTCGAGATCACATTGATTTCGGGAAAGTCGGCCAGAAAGGGCTTGCCGTAAGGATTGGGACCGGGCGGATCGAGCTCGCCGAACTGGCGGCTCAGCGCCAGCAGCTGCGGGTCGCTGAGCCGCTGACCACGAAAGCGCAGCACCAGGTGCTGGTGCCATGCCTGCTCGATTTCCAGAAAGGTTTGCCTGTTGATCGGCTCGCGCAGGTCCATGCCGGACACTTCGGCGCCGAGCGCCGGCGACAGCGCTTGTACGGTGATGCGGGACATTGTGACGGTTCCTTTGCTTGCCATGCTGAAGCGGCAAGATAGCAACCCGGCCCGGTGCGCGACAACGACAATTGCCGCATAAGCTTATGCACGGCCGGCAGCCCGCGAAAGATTTTCAGCCATCTGCAAACAGCGCGTTGCCCGGCACCCCCAGCCCATAGTGCTCGCGCAGCGTCGATCCGGCATACTCACGGCGGAACAGCCCGCGCCGCTGCAGCAGGGGAATCACCTGTTCGACGAAATCGTCGAGCAGGCCAGGCAGCACCGGCGGCATCACATTGAAGCCGTCGGCCGCGCCGGTGTCGAACCAGTCCTGTATTAGGTCGGCGACCTGCTCCGGCGTGCCGGCCACCGCTAGATGCCCGCGCGCGCCCGCCAGCTTGCGTAGCAACTGGCGCAACGTTGGCCTCTCGCGCGCCACGAGCGCGGTAATGACGCCGGCCCGGCTCTGCGCGGCCTGCACTTTGCCCGGATCGGGAAAATCGTCCGGCGACAGCGCCTGGTCCAGGTCGAGCCGGGAAAAATCATGGCCGCCGAAGCGATTGGACAGGTGGGCGAGCCCGGCCTGCGGCGCGGTCAGATCGTCGAGCTCTTCCTGGATGCGGCGTGCCTCGCTCTCGGTCGATCCGATCACCGGGCTGATGCCCGGCAGCACCAGCACGCGGCGCGGATTGCGGCCATAGCCTTCCGCGCCCTGCTTGATGTCGCGATAGAAGCGCGCCGCCGATTCCTTTTCCAGATGCGCGGTGAAAATCGCTTCGGCGTATTGCGCGGCGAAAGCCTTGCCGGTGGGTGACGATCCGGCCTGCACCAGCACCGGCCGGCCCTGGGGCGAGCGCGGAACGTTGAGCGGGCCGGCGACCTGGTGATACCGGCCGAGGTGATCGATGCTCCTGATGCGGCCAGGCCGAACGTAACGGCCTGCAGCGGCATCGTCGACGATGGCGTCGTCGGCCCAGCTGTCCCACAGCTTCAGCGCAACCTCGAGGAATTCGCGGGCACGCGCATAGCGCTCCGCATGATCGGGCATTTGCACATAGCCGAAGTTCTCCGCTGCGCCCTGCACCCAAGACGTGACGATGTTCCAGCCGACCCGGCCGCGGCTGATATGGTCGAGCGATGAAAACAGGCGTGCCAGATTGAACGGTTCGTAATACGTGGTTGAGGCGGTGGCAATGAGGCCAATGCGCGTGGTGGCGCGGGCCAGCGCGGCCAGCAGCGTCAACGGCTCCAGTCCGCCCTTGGCGACGAATTCCATCTGACCGCCGATGGCAAGCGCATCGGCGAAGAAGATCGAGTCGAAGCAGCCGGCCTCGGCCTTGCGGGCAAGGCTTTCGTAATAGTCGATGTCGGTCAGCGCCTGCGTCGACGCGCGCGGATGGCGCCAGGCGCCCTCATGATGGCCGCGGCCCATCACGAACAGGTTCAGGTGGAGTTGCCTTGTCATGTGTTTTTCCCCAGGTTCAGGTTGGTGGCGGTTGGCTCAGGCGTCGACCTCGACGCCGAGGGCAGCCAGGAGTTGCGCCCGCAGGCGGTCGAATGCGGCGCCGGTCTTCCGGCGCGGATGCGAAATGGACACCGGCACGTCCAGCGCGATGCGGCCGCCCTCGATTACCAGCACCCGGTCTGCCAGCAGCAGCGCCTCGTCGACGTCATGGGTCACCAGCATCACCGCCGGCCGGTGGATAGACACTAGCCTGCGCAGCAGCCCGTGCATGCGGATCCTGGTGAGCGCGTCGAGCGCGCCGAACGGTTCGTCCGCCAACAGCAGCGCCGGCTCGCGTGCCAGCGATCTTGCCAGCGCCACCCGTTGCTGCTCGCCGCCGGAGAGCGTGTTGGGCCATGCCTGTGCGCGCCCGGCAAGGCCGACATCGGCCAGCGCGTTGAGGGCGCGTTCCCGCGCATCGCCGCCGCGCAGCCCCAGCATCGCATTGGCCAGCACGGTTTCCCATGGCAGCAGGCGGGAGTCCTGGAACAGCACCGAGCGGTTGTCCGTCACGGCCAGCGTGCCGCCACCGTCGACGTCCTGGTCCAGCATGGCCAATGCGCGCAGCAACGTGCTCTTGCCCGAACCGCTTTTACCGAGCACCGCCACGAACTCGCCGGCGGCGATGGTCAGGTCGATGTCATCGAGCACCGTGCGCTCGCCGAATTTCCGGGTAAGGCGCCGCGCCCGGACCGCATCATCGCTAGGGTTCATGAGCCTATCGCCTTCCGGTAGACGAGCGTCCTGCGCTCCCATGCCCGAACCAGCGCATCCGAGGCCAGGCCGAGCAGCGCATAGAACACCAGGCCCACCACGATGACGTCGGTCTGGCCCATGTCGCGTGCGCGGCTCATCACATAGCCTATGCCCTCGGTGCTGTTGATCTGTTCCAGCACGACCAACGCGGTCCAGCAGGTGGTGACCGCCAGCCGCAGGCCGGTGAAGAAGCCCGGCAGCGCGCCGGGCAAGGCCACCCGGCGGATGAATTCGGCCCGCGACAGGCCAACCGTTTGCGCCAGTTCGACATGGCGCACGTCGATGCCGCGCAGCGCCGCATGCGTGTTGATGTAGATCGGCACCAGCACGCTGAGCGCAATCAGCGCCACCTTCATGCCGTCGCCGATGCCCAGCCACAGGATGGCCAGCGGTATCAGCGCCAGCGTCGGCACCGCGCGCTTGATCTGTATCAGGCTGTCGAAGGCGGCTTCGCCCCAGCGCGTCAGGCCGGCGGCCAGCGCCAGGCACAGGCCCAGGAACACGCCCAGTAGCAGGCCGGAATAGGCACGCAGCGCGGAAGCGGCGAGATCGCCGGCCAGGCCACCGTCGCGCAGCATTGCGTAGCCAGTAACAACCGCTGTCGCCGGCGAAGCCAGCAGCCGCGGCGACAGCCATCCCAACGTGGATGCCGCCTGCCACAGCGCCAGCAGCGCAATCGGCCCGGCATACAGCCCCAGTAGCCCCAGCCGGGCCGGCGCAAGCCGCGGCTGGCGACGAGATGGCGCAGCACGGCGCGTGTCAGCGGACTCGGGCGTGTCCTCCGTACGTGGAAAGGATGCGACGTAGTTGTTCATCTCGATCCTCCCGCAGAAGCATTGCGCTCAACGAACAGCGTATCGAAGCGGAGATCGAATTCCTCTTGCGCATCGAGGCGACGCGGCAACTGGCCGGCGCCATGGAGCAGGTCGATCAGTTCTTGCTGCCCGCGCACCGTATCGCGCAGCGGGGAAAAACGCAGCTCACCGTCAGCGGCGACGATGGCCGCGCCATCGGCTTCCTTCAGGCCCTGGCGCCTGACGTAATAGGCCCGGACCCAGTCCGCAGGATGGGCCTGGCTCCAGGCTACCGCCGACACCCATCCCGCCACCAGTTCCCGGATCGCGGCTGCCTTGGCCGGATCGGCCAGCGCCCTCCTGCTGGCATACAGATAGCGGGTGGAAGCGGGCAAGTCTTCATGCGCCGCCGCCGGCAGCGTCTGCGCCTTTTCCGCCGCATAGGCCTTCAGGTAACGGCTCAGATGAGGCTCGTTGAGCGGCGCCACGTCGACCTGGCCGGTCTTAATTGCTACTGGAAAATCGCCCACCTTCAAGGGAACCAGCTTCACCTCGTCCACCCTGAGGCCGGCGCGCTTGAGCGCGGCAAGGATGAAGGGCTGACGGGCAGTGCCTTCGGCCCATGCGATCTTCCTGCCTTTCAGATCCTGCAGCGAGTTCAGCGCCAGGCCGGGCCGCAGTGCCAGTCCGTAGGCTGGACGCGCGCTCTGCAAGGCAGCCACGATGGGAATCGGTTCACCGGCGGCATGCGCATGGATGGGCGGCGTGCTGCCTACCAAGGCGACATCGAGGGCGCCGGCGCGGAAGGCCTCGAAGATCTCGGGCCCGCCGAGAAAGTTGGCGAATGCCACCTGGGTAACAAGCCGGCTCCTGACGCCGGAAGCAATCAGGACGGTCTGCAGGTTTTCGTTTTGGTCGCCGACCACCAGCTTGCTGCCCGCGGGCACCGACAGCGGCAGTGATGCCGCATTCCAGGCTGGTTGTGCCGGTTGTGCCGGTTGTACCGGTTGTGCCTTGGCAACCGGCAGCATCGCGCACCATGCCATCACGCCGAGCAGGCTGCGGACCATCCATGTCCGACGAGTTCTTAATGCCATTGCCGACCGCCTTTCATCCAGTAATCATGGAGGTCGAGTATAGGAAGCAGCGCTAGCAGCGACAAAGAACCATTTCGGTTATGGATAGCAGGAATATGAATAAAAGGGCATGGCGGCCTGATTGTGGGAGATGCGCGCAGCGTAAGCACAAGAACGCATGGACATGTGGGCAAGCATGCCAGAGCTGATGTCCGGCGATCAAGCGTTGATGGCGCCCGCCACTTCAGGATGGGTGGCCGACAGAGGTTCGGGTTGATGTGTGAAGGGGAAGGAAAGAAGGTGAAAACAGGAAAGGGCCGATAGCGGCCCTCCCTGCAAAGGCCGCTACACGTCCATGCGCGTGATCTTGGTGCCTTCCAGCGTCAGGTTGGCCATCAACCCTGCATTGGTCATCACGAAGGCCGCCACCGGCGCGGTGACTGCGTTGACGTCGATCTGGCCATTGGCGCCAGCCCGCAGCACTGCCACCGAGGCATCGGCCCCGACGGACCAGCCCTTGGCGTTGCGGAACTGGTCCAGACTTTCCTGGGTCAGGAACAGGAACACAATGGCCTTGGACTGCGCGCCGATCTGCAGCCCCACCGATACCGATGCCAGGTTGTAGTAACCCAGCACCGACCGTCCCGAACGCAGCACGCCCTCGCCATACTGGCCGCCCACGCCAAAGCCTGCCGCAATCACCGATGGGAAGATCAGCATGCCGCGTGACTTAGCAACCAGTTCGCGCGCGCCCGGCGTCATGCCATACAGCCTGGTCAGGGTGTCGTTGGCACCGGCGTCGATCTTGTCGGTACGTGGCGCGTTTCCCTTGCCGGGGGTGGCGCTGGCGCTCGAGACTGCGCCGCAGCCGCTCAGTGCCAGCATGTTGGCCGCGCCGGCCGTAACGGTAATAAGAAATGCGCGTCGCTCCATGATGTTCTCCTCGATCAGGTGGGGATAGTGATATCAAATGCCAGCCGCACGTCCGTATATTGAGCCGCATTAATGCGCTGGCGCATGACGCAGAAAAACGTACAGCCAGCGATTAGGAACCGTTGCACCGGAACAATTGCATCCGTTTTTTTAACCCAAACACAAGCCATCCGCCGCTACTGCCTTGATAAGCCGGCGCGGCGCGTGATATGGATCCAGGAACGCGCCGCGCTTGTCATAAATGACAACACCGTTACAATGTGCGTCCTTTTTGCCCGCAAGGGCATGGCAACCTGACCCGCGAGGCATGCTGACCATGAAATTCGATGTCGCCATCATCGGCGCCGGCCTGGCCGGCCTTTCCGTTGCGCTCAGTCTGGCGCAGGGCCGCAAGGTCGTCGTCATTTGCAAGGGCGGCCTGCCCGACGGCGCCAGCAACTGGGCGCAGGGCGGCATCGCCGCGGTGCTCGACTCTGGCGACAGCACCGCCAGCCACCTGGCCGATACGCTCGATGCCGGCGCCGGCCTATGCGACGAGGCCATGACCCGCCACATCGTCGAACATGGCCGCGAGGCGATACTCTGGCTGATCGAACAGGGCGTGCCCTTCACCCGCGATGCTGATGCCGAACTCGGCTTCCACCTGACCCGCGAAGGCGGCCACAGCGCGCGCCGCATCATCCATGCCGCCGACGCCACCGGCCACGCGGTGCAGGCCACGCTGGAACAGAAGGTGCGCAGCCATCCCAACATCACCCTGCTGGAGCAGCATATCGCGGTGGATCTGATCCGCCAGCCCGATGCCCGCGGCCGCCAGCGCTGCGCCGGCCTGTATGCGCGTGACGCCGCCAGCGGCAGGGTGATCGCGATCGCCGCCAGCCACACTGTGCTGGCCACCGGCGGCGCCGGCAAGGTTTATCTCTATACCACCAATCCCGACAGTGCGACCGGCGACGGCATCGCGATGGCTTGGCGCGCCGGCTGCCGCGTGGCCAACATGGAATTCATCCAGTTCCACCCGACCTGCCTGTACCACCCGTATGCCAAGTCCTTCCTGATCAGCGAGGCGCTGCGCGGCGAAGGCGGCCTGCTCAAGCTGCCGGCTAGCGCCGGCGCGGCCGCCGGCCAGCGCTTCATGCCAGCACATGACGAGCGGGCCGAGCTGGCGCCGCGCGACATCGTGGCCCGCGCGATCGACTATGAAATCAAAAAGCGCGGCCTCGATCATGTGGACCTCGATATCAGCCACCAGCCGGCAGAATTCCTGAAGGAGCATTTCCCCACCATCCTGGCGCGCTGCCTGGAATTCGGCATCGACATCACGAAGCAGCCGATCCCGGTGGTGCCGGCGGCGCACTACACCTGTGGCGGCGTGGTGACCGACGGCGCCGGGCGCACCGATCTGCCCGGCCTGTACGCGGTGGGCGAAACGGCCTGCACCGGCCTGCATGGCGCCAACCGGCTGGCCAGCAATTCGCTGCTGGAATGCGTAGTGCTGGGCCGGGCGGCCGCGCAGGACATTGCCGCCCAGCCGCCGGCCGAGCCGGCGCCGGTGCCGCAATGGGACGAGACCCGGGTCACCGACGCCGACGAGGAAGTGGTGATCGCGCAGAACTGGGATGAGCTGCGCCGCTTCATGTGGAATTTCGTCGGCATCGTGCGCACCACCAAGCGGCTGCGCCGCGCGCGCGAACGCATCCGGCTCCTGAAGAGCGAGATCGACGAATACTACGCAAGCTTTCGCGTCACGCCCGACCTGCTGGAGTTGCGCAACCTGGTGGATGTGGCCGCGCTGATCGTCGATAGCGCGCTGCAGCGTCATGAAAGCCGCGGCCTGCATTACAGCCTCGATTATCCGGACACTCTGCCCAAGGCGCTGCCCACCGTGCTGTCGCCGGCGGCATGAGCCTTGCCCTTACACCTACTGACCTTTCGGATCCGCCATGCAGACTTCCGTGATCAAACCCGTTGAATTCGACGCCCCATCACAGGGTGGCGCCTGCTCGACCGCCTCCGCCTGGGCCCGCGTGCCCGACAGCCCGACGCAGGAGGAGCGCGCCGCGCTGAAGAACCGCGCCAAGGCGCTCCTGAAACAGCGCGGCGCGGTGCTGGTGGCGCACTACTATGTCGACGCCGACCTGCAGGACCTGGCCGAGGAAACCGGCGGCTGCGTGTCGGACTCGCTGGAGATGGCGCGCTTCGGCCGCGACCATGCGGCGCAGACCCTAGTGGTGGCCGGCGTGCGCTTCATGGGCGAGACGTCGAAGATCCTGAGCCCGCACAAGACCGTGCTGATGCCCGACCTCGACGCCACCTGCTCGCTTGACCTGGGCTGCCCGGCCGACGACTTCGCCGCCTTCTGCGACGCCCATCCCGACCGCACCGTGGTGGTCTATGCCAATACCAGCGCGGCGGTGAAGGCGCGCGCCGACTGGATGGTGACTTCGTCTATCGGACTAGACGTCGTGGCCCACCTGCATGCGCAGGGCAAGAAGATCCTGTGGGCGCCGGACCGCCACCTGGGCGGCTACATCCAGCGCGAGACCGGAGCCGACCTGCTGATGTGGCAAGGCTCCTGCCTGGTGCACGATGAATTTAAGGGTGTGGAATTGGAGCTGCTGAAGGCCGCGCATCCACAGGCGAAGGTGCTGGTGCATCCGGAGTCGCCGGCGGCGGTGGTGGCGCTGGCTGACATGGTGGGCTCCACTTCCCAGATGATCGCCGCCGCGCGCGACATGGATGCCGAGGAATTCATCGTCGCCACCGACAACGGCCTGCTGCACAAGATGCGGCTGGCCGCGCCCGGCAAGCGCTTCATCGAGGCGCCCACCGCCGGCAACAGCGCCACCTGCAAGAGCTGCGCCCATTGCCCATGGATGGCGATGAATGGCCTGCGCAACCTGGTGCGGGTACTGGAGCGGGGTGACAATGAAATCGTGGTGGATGCCGAGACCGGCCTCCTGGCCTATCGCTGCATCGACCGCATGCTGGCCTTTGCCGCCGCGAAGAAGGCCAATGTGCGGCCCGGACCGGACCTGGCGCGGGAACAGGCGCTGTTTGCCGGCGTGGGGCCGGCATGAACGGTCTGATTAATCCGCATGTGCCCTTCGACGCCGCGCTGCAGGCGGCGTTCGAGGCCAATATCGCCGCCGCGCTGGCCGAAGATATCGGCAGCGGCGACCTGACCGGCCTGCTGGTGCCGGCCGACCAGGAAGTGGAGGCCCGCGTCATCGTGCGCGAGCAAGCGGTGCTGTGCGGCGCGCCCTGGTTCGCGGGCGTGATGACGCGGGTCGATCCGCGCATCCGCATCCGCTGGCAGCACGCGGAGGGCGAGCTGATGCAGGCCAATGCCACAGTCTGCATGATTACCGGCCCGGCCCGCTCGCTGCTGACCGCCGAGCGCAGCGCGCTGAACTTCCTGCAACTGCTGTCCGGCGTGGCCAGCGCCACCCGGCGCCATGTGCAGGCGGTGGAAGGCACCGCGGCCCGCATCCTCGACACCCGCAAGACCCTGCCCGGCCTGCGCTTGGCGCAGAAATATGCGGTACGGGTCGGCGGCGGCGACAACCAGCGCCTGGCGCTGTATGACGGCATTCTGATCAAGGAAAACCATATCGGTGCGGCCGGCGGCGTGGTGGCCGCGCTGCGGGCGGCGCAGGCGCTGAACAGCGGCGCGCCAGTGCAGATCGAGGTCGAATCGCTGGACGAATTCAACGAGGCGCTCGACGCCGGCGCCACCTCTATCCTGCTGGACAACTTCAGCACCGCGCAAATGCGCGAGGCGGTGGCCATCAATGCCGGCCGGGCGCTGCTGGAAGCCTCTGGCGGCGTCAGCATGGCAACCCTGCGCGCCATCGCCGAAACCGGCGTGGACCGGATCTCGATCGGCGTGCTGACCAAGGATGTGCAGGCTACCGACTACTCCCTCAGGGTGATTGGATAGGGGGCTCGGTGCCGCTTGGTAGCTGGGCCATCTACCGGCGGTCGGTTTCTCGTATGGAGGCATGGTGAATTGCATTGATTGCAAGCAATCGATGCGAGGAAATTCCGTCTGTGCAGAAACAATGTGTCCCGAAATTTAGTAATGTGCGAAACACATGCGCTGATGCGCTCATGTGTTCTGCAACGGATCGGATCGATGGCCCAATACAGTCTGCGCACCCTGCTCGCCTTCTTCGCCACCGCGCTTGCGGTGGCGCTGACTGCCGTGCTGGGCGCCGTGATCCAGAATGCCGCCACCGCCGACCTCAAGCAGGGCATCGGCGAGCGCCTGGCGCAAACGTCAGCGGAACTGGCCGCCACGCTGGATCGCGCGATGTACGAGCGCTACCAGGACATTTCCCTGTATGCCGGCAGC is from Noviherbaspirillum sp. L7-7A and encodes:
- a CDS encoding LLM class flavin-dependent oxidoreductase → MTRQLHLNLFVMGRGHHEGAWRHPRASTQALTDIDYYESLARKAEAGCFDSIFFADALAIGGQMEFVAKGGLEPLTLLAALARATTRIGLIATASTTYYEPFNLARLFSSLDHISRGRVGWNIVTSWVQGAAENFGYVQMPDHAERYARAREFLEVALKLWDSWADDAIVDDAAAGRYVRPGRIRSIDHLGRYHQVAGPLNVPRSPQGRPVLVQAGSSPTGKAFAAQYAEAIFTAHLEKESAARFYRDIKQGAEGYGRNPRRVLVLPGISPVIGSTESEARRIQEELDDLTAPQAGLAHLSNRFGGHDFSRLDLDQALSPDDFPDPGKVQAAQSRAGVITALVARERPTLRQLLRKLAGARGHLAVAGTPEQVADLIQDWFDTGAADGFNVMPPVLPGLLDDFVEQVIPLLQRRGLFRREYAGSTLREHYGLGVPGNALFADG
- the nadC gene encoding carboxylating nicotinate-nucleotide diphosphorylase, translating into MNGLINPHVPFDAALQAAFEANIAAALAEDIGSGDLTGLLVPADQEVEARVIVREQAVLCGAPWFAGVMTRVDPRIRIRWQHAEGELMQANATVCMITGPARSLLTAERSALNFLQLLSGVASATRRHVQAVEGTAARILDTRKTLPGLRLAQKYAVRVGGGDNQRLALYDGILIKENHIGAAGGVVAALRAAQALNSGAPVQIEVESLDEFNEALDAGATSILLDNFSTAQMREAVAINAGRALLEASGGVSMATLRAIAETGVDRISIGVLTKDVQATDYSLRVIG
- a CDS encoding ABC transporter permease; translated protein: MNNYVASFPRTEDTPESADTRRAAPSRRQPRLAPARLGLLGLYAGPIALLALWQAASTLGWLSPRLLASPATAVVTGYAMLRDGGLAGDLAASALRAYSGLLLGVFLGLCLALAAGLTRWGEAAFDSLIQIKRAVPTLALIPLAILWLGIGDGMKVALIALSVLVPIYINTHAALRGIDVRHVELAQTVGLSRAEFIRRVALPGALPGFFTGLRLAVTTCWTALVVLEQINSTEGIGYVMSRARDMGQTDVIVVGLVFYALLGLASDALVRAWERRTLVYRKAIGS
- a CDS encoding ABC transporter substrate-binding protein codes for the protein MVRSLLGVMAWCAMLPVAKAQPVQPAQPAQPAWNAASLPLSVPAGSKLVVGDQNENLQTVLIASGVRSRLVTQVAFANFLGGPEIFEAFRAGALDVALVGSTPPIHAHAAGEPIPIVAALQSARPAYGLALRPGLALNSLQDLKGRKIAWAEGTARQPFILAALKRAGLRVDEVKLVPLKVGDFPVAIKTGQVDVAPLNEPHLSRYLKAYAAEKAQTLPAAAHEDLPASTRYLYASRRALADPAKAAAIRELVAGWVSAVAWSQAHPADWVRAYYVRRQGLKEADGAAIVAADGELRFSPLRDTVRGQQELIDLLHGAGQLPRRLDAQEEFDLRFDTLFVERNASAGGSR
- a CDS encoding TauD/TfdA family dioxygenase → MSRITVQALSPALGAEVSGMDLREPINRQTFLEIEQAWHQHLVLRFRGQRLSDPQLLALSRQFGELDPPGPNPYGKPFLADFPEINVISNVKVAGQPIGNLGDGEASWHCDMTYVERPPRAALLHALELPDGGSDTYWSNMYLAYETLPAGLKQRIAGRRAIHDASYNSAGMLRKGMKEISDPREAPGAHHPLVVRHPDTGRLALFLGRRRNSYIVGLDLLDSEALLDALWAHATRSEFAFRQQWQLHDLILWDNRCTLHRRDAFDGNARRIMHRTQIKGDAVIAGA
- a CDS encoding ABC transporter ATP-binding protein yields the protein MNPSDDAVRARRLTRKFGERTVLDDIDLTIAAGEFVAVLGKSGSGKSTLLRALAMLDQDVDGGGTLAVTDNRSVLFQDSRLLPWETVLANAMLGLRGGDARERALNALADVGLAGRAQAWPNTLSGGEQQRVALARSLAREPALLLADEPFGALDALTRIRMHGLLRRLVSIHRPAVMLVTHDVDEALLLADRVLVIEGGRIALDVPVSISHPRRKTGAAFDRLRAQLLAALGVEVDA
- the nadB gene encoding L-aspartate oxidase codes for the protein MKFDVAIIGAGLAGLSVALSLAQGRKVVVICKGGLPDGASNWAQGGIAAVLDSGDSTASHLADTLDAGAGLCDEAMTRHIVEHGREAILWLIEQGVPFTRDADAELGFHLTREGGHSARRIIHAADATGHAVQATLEQKVRSHPNITLLEQHIAVDLIRQPDARGRQRCAGLYARDAASGRVIAIAASHTVLATGGAGKVYLYTTNPDSATGDGIAMAWRAGCRVANMEFIQFHPTCLYHPYAKSFLISEALRGEGGLLKLPASAGAAAGQRFMPAHDERAELAPRDIVARAIDYEIKKRGLDHVDLDISHQPAEFLKEHFPTILARCLEFGIDITKQPIPVVPAAHYTCGGVVTDGAGRTDLPGLYAVGETACTGLHGANRLASNSLLECVVLGRAAAQDIAAQPPAEPAPVPQWDETRVTDADEEVVIAQNWDELRRFMWNFVGIVRTTKRLRRARERIRLLKSEIDEYYASFRVTPDLLELRNLVDVAALIVDSALQRHESRGLHYSLDYPDTLPKALPTVLSPAA
- a CDS encoding YSC84-related protein; the encoded protein is MERRAFLITVTAGAANMLALSGCGAVSSASATPGKGNAPRTDKIDAGANDTLTRLYGMTPGARELVAKSRGMLIFPSVIAAGFGVGGQYGEGVLRSGRSVLGYYNLASVSVGLQIGAQSKAIVFLFLTQESLDQFRNAKGWSVGADASVAVLRAGANGQIDVNAVTAPVAAFVMTNAGLMANLTLEGTKITRMDV
- the nadA gene encoding quinolinate synthase NadA; this encodes MQTSVIKPVEFDAPSQGGACSTASAWARVPDSPTQEERAALKNRAKALLKQRGAVLVAHYYVDADLQDLAEETGGCVSDSLEMARFGRDHAAQTLVVAGVRFMGETSKILSPHKTVLMPDLDATCSLDLGCPADDFAAFCDAHPDRTVVVYANTSAAVKARADWMVTSSIGLDVVAHLHAQGKKILWAPDRHLGGYIQRETGADLLMWQGSCLVHDEFKGVELELLKAAHPQAKVLVHPESPAAVVALADMVGSTSQMIAAARDMDAEEFIVATDNGLLHKMRLAAPGKRFIEAPTAGNSATCKSCAHCPWMAMNGLRNLVRVLERGDNEIVVDAETGLLAYRCIDRMLAFAAAKKANVRPGPDLAREQALFAGVGPA